Proteins from a single region of Mycoplasma leachii PG50:
- a CDS encoding ribosome maturation factor RimM has product MNANLIKIGVIVNTFSIKGQVKVILNSDIVIDDLNKINTFFIKTNDNFQVLRIQEINLNKNYLIVKFLNLNNINDVIKFKNKEIYCLKNQNITRLVSLINFKFTSFKTNGIIIDYMNNSYQQLIKVKSEDLKEFWVPLVDVFIKEIDYENQMIIAKNVEGLK; this is encoded by the coding sequence ATGAATGCTAATCTTATTAAAATAGGTGTTATAGTCAATACTTTTTCTATTAAAGGACAGGTTAAAGTTATTTTAAATAGTGATATTGTGATTGATGATTTAAATAAAATCAATACCTTTTTTATAAAAACTAATGATAATTTTCAAGTTTTAAGAATACAAGAAATTAATTTAAATAAAAATTATTTAATTGTTAAGTTTTTAAATTTAAATAATATTAATGATGTTATTAAATTTAAAAACAAAGAAATATATTGTTTAAAAAATCAAAATATCACTCGGCTTGTATCATTAATTAACTTTAAGTTTACTAGTTTTAAAACAAATGGAATTATTATAGATTATATGAATAATAGTTATCAACAATTAATAAAAGTTAAATCAGAAGATCTTAAAGAGTTTTGAGTTCCTTTAGTTGATGTTTTTATAAAAGAAATTGATTATGAAAATCAAATGATAATAGCAAAAAATGTTGAAGGACTAAAATAA
- the rny gene encoding ribonuclease Y encodes MNDDIIILLSVFCGIFFICFIICSSIALYLWKSKSRKRLVEQYTKEAKQAKKQILANGYKEISEAKMLFLKRSELEKNELDRVKEQLELRSNDLKRNQEKVESKSQRLDASLLDLEKRKFLLDKKEEYLIKILEDASGLTKSQAKELLIKQVKNKSEKELISILKNAESQAHSSSKMIANNIIISAMERIKVELTSQRTTNIVKLPSDDLKSRIIGKDGRNMKAFEQIGGVDIIVDETPNTVVVSSFNPIRREIATRTLEQLIIDGRIQPIKIENELKKQEQELEYIIQETGLSTIKELNINDIDIELVKLIGKLKFRTSYGQNVLAHSIEVAKLSGAIASELGLDVEKAIRAGLLHDIGKAIDFEKQGSHVVLGAEIAKKYNEDPIIINCIESHHEDKEKESEIAAIVAIADSISASRPGARYNAIDEFILRMTEIEKIGNSIPGVAKTYALQSGRQIRLIVNPLVASDLDLAMILEKMKEEIKNKVIIPGEITITVIRERKETDVLK; translated from the coding sequence ATGAATGATGACATAATTATATTACTCTCAGTTTTTTGTGGTATATTTTTTATTTGCTTTATTATTTGTAGTTCTATTGCTTTGTATTTATGAAAATCTAAATCAAGAAAGCGTCTTGTTGAACAATATACAAAAGAAGCTAAGCAAGCAAAAAAACAAATTTTAGCTAATGGATATAAAGAAATTAGTGAAGCAAAGATGCTTTTTTTAAAAAGAAGTGAATTAGAAAAAAACGAATTAGATAGAGTAAAAGAACAATTAGAACTAAGAAGTAATGATTTAAAAAGAAATCAAGAAAAAGTTGAGTCTAAATCACAAAGATTAGATGCTAGTTTATTAGATCTAGAAAAAAGAAAATTTTTATTAGATAAAAAAGAAGAATATTTAATCAAGATTTTAGAAGATGCTTCTGGTTTAACTAAATCCCAAGCAAAAGAATTATTAATAAAACAAGTAAAAAATAAATCAGAAAAAGAACTTATTTCTATTTTAAAAAATGCTGAATCACAAGCACATAGTAGTTCTAAAATGATTGCTAATAATATTATAATTTCAGCAATGGAAAGAATTAAAGTAGAACTTACAAGTCAAAGAACAACTAATATTGTTAAATTACCATCTGATGATCTTAAGAGTCGTATTATTGGTAAAGACGGTAGAAATATGAAAGCTTTTGAACAAATTGGTGGAGTTGATATTATTGTTGATGAAACACCAAACACTGTTGTAGTTTCTTCTTTTAATCCAATTAGAAGAGAAATAGCAACAAGAACATTAGAACAGTTAATTATTGATGGTAGAATCCAACCAATTAAAATTGAAAATGAATTAAAAAAACAAGAACAAGAATTAGAGTATATAATTCAAGAAACTGGCTTAAGTACTATTAAAGAGTTAAATATTAATGATATTGATATTGAATTAGTTAAATTAATTGGTAAATTAAAGTTTAGAACTAGTTATGGGCAAAATGTCTTAGCTCATTCTATTGAAGTTGCTAAACTATCTGGAGCTATTGCTTCTGAGTTAGGTTTAGATGTTGAAAAAGCAATTAGAGCAGGATTATTACATGATATTGGTAAAGCTATAGATTTTGAAAAGCAAGGTAGTCACGTTGTATTAGGTGCAGAAATTGCTAAAAAATATAATGAAGATCCAATTATTATAAATTGCATTGAATCTCATCATGAAGATAAAGAAAAAGAAAGTGAAATAGCTGCTATTGTTGCTATTGCTGATTCTATTTCAGCTTCTAGACCTGGAGCTAGATATAATGCAATTGATGAATTTATTTTAAGAATGACTGAAATTGAAAAGATTGGTAATTCCATTCCAGGAGTTGCTAAAACATATGCATTACAATCTGGTCGTCAAATTAGATTAATAGTTAATCCATTAGTTGCTTCTGATTTAGATTTAGCAATGATTTTAGAAAAAATGAAAGAAGAAATAAAAAATAAAGTAATTATTCCTGGTGAAATAACAATAACGGTAATAAGAGAAAGAAAAGAAACTGATGTTTTAAAATAA
- a CDS encoding 23S rRNA (pseudouridine(1915)-N(3))-methyltransferase RlmH yields MKIKILCFGKLDKKFYIDAFNDYFKRLKKYVDLEIIELKEEVNGELNKIKDENSNLLLKKLQNYKDFEKVVLDVNSRLISTENLVEIIKTNLNYKSAKILFIIGPSDGYSKSFLNSFTNKFSLAKITLPHQLCRIVLIEQIYRVFKIINNEKYHK; encoded by the coding sequence ATGAAAATCAAAATACTTTGTTTTGGTAAATTAGATAAAAAATTTTATATTGATGCTTTTAATGATTATTTTAAAAGATTAAAAAAATATGTAGATTTAGAAATTATTGAACTAAAAGAAGAAGTTAATGGTGAGTTAAATAAAATTAAAGATGAAAATTCTAACTTATTATTAAAAAAATTACAAAATTATAAAGATTTTGAAAAAGTAGTTCTTGATGTTAACTCAAGATTAATTTCAACTGAAAATTTAGTTGAAATTATAAAAACAAATCTTAATTATAAATCAGCAAAAATCTTATTTATTATAGGTCCTAGTGATGGATATTCAAAAAGTTTTTTAAATTCTTTTACCAATAAGTTTTCACTAGCTAAAATTACACTTCCACATCAGTTATGTAGAATTGTTTTAATAGAACAAATTTATAGAGTTTTTAAAATTATTAATAATGAAAAATATCACAAATAA
- a CDS encoding CinA family protein, whose product MSLKKIVKLLIKANLTISTCESFTGGLFSNLITNIKNSSKIFYGSFVCYQTVFKENILNIDKQVIKKDGVISFECAKEMLIKTYELTKTNIVVSFTGNAGPNSMENKPVGLAYIGVFYNNDIKVFEFKPKFVVSRKFFKKRAIKFIVKKIKQMVLF is encoded by the coding sequence ATGAGTTTAAAAAAAATAGTTAAATTATTAATTAAAGCTAATTTAACAATTTCAACTTGTGAATCATTTACTGGTGGATTATTTAGTAATTTAATTACTAATATTAAAAATAGTTCAAAAATATTTTATGGGTCATTTGTTTGTTATCAAACTGTGTTTAAAGAAAATATTTTAAATATAGATAAACAAGTTATTAAAAAAGATGGTGTTATTTCTTTTGAGTGTGCAAAAGAAATGCTTATAAAAACTTATGAACTAACAAAAACAAATATTGTAGTTAGTTTTACTGGTAATGCTGGTCCTAATAGTATGGAAAATAAACCTGTAGGTTTAGCTTATATTGGTGTTTTTTATAATAATGATATTAAAGTTTTTGAATTTAAACCTAAATTTGTAGTATCTAGAAAGTTCTTTAAAAAAAGAGCTATTAAATTTATTGTAAAAAAAATTAAGCAAATGGTTCTTTTTTAA
- the ffh gene encoding signal recognition particle protein, which translates to MGFGDFLSKRMQKSIEKNMKNSTLNEENIKETLKEIRLSLLEADVNIEATKEIINNVKQKALGGYIFEGANAHQQMIKIVHEELVNILGKENAPLELNKKPSVVMMVGLQGSGKTTTANKLAYLLNKKNKKKVLLVGLDIYRPGAIEQLIQLGQKTNTQVFEKGKQDPILTAQEALEYAQENNFDVVILDTAGRLQVDQVLMTELDNLKKKTSPSEILLVVDGMSGQEIINVTNEFNSKLKLSGVVVTKLDGDARGGATLSISYLTKLPIKFIGEGEGYNALAAFYPKRMADRLMGMGDIETLFEKAVENIDERSIQKTMNRMFLGQFDLEDLRNQLAQIAKMGSLNKLMKMLPINKVSETQIQDAQRKLAVFSILMDSMTLKERRDPRVLKAISRKNRIIKGSGRTEKEFNELINSFEKGKKQVLEITKMIKSGRMPNLSKGGFKF; encoded by the coding sequence ATGGGATTTGGTGATTTTTTATCAAAAAGAATGCAAAAAAGCATTGAAAAAAATATGAAGAATTCTACTTTAAATGAAGAAAACATTAAAGAAACATTAAAAGAAATTAGATTATCTTTACTAGAAGCAGATGTTAATATTGAAGCAACTAAAGAAATTATTAATAATGTAAAACAAAAAGCTTTAGGTGGGTATATATTTGAAGGTGCTAATGCTCATCAGCAAATGATTAAAATTGTTCATGAAGAATTAGTTAATATTTTAGGAAAAGAAAATGCACCTTTAGAATTAAATAAAAAACCAAGTGTTGTTATGATGGTTGGATTACAAGGAAGTGGTAAAACTACTACTGCTAATAAACTTGCTTATTTATTAAATAAAAAAAATAAGAAAAAAGTTTTATTAGTTGGTTTAGATATTTATAGACCAGGAGCTATTGAACAACTAATTCAACTTGGACAAAAAACAAATACACAAGTATTTGAAAAAGGAAAACAAGATCCTATTTTAACTGCACAAGAAGCTTTAGAATATGCACAAGAAAATAATTTTGATGTTGTAATTTTAGATACAGCAGGAAGATTGCAAGTTGATCAAGTTTTAATGACTGAATTAGACAATTTAAAGAAAAAAACATCGCCAAGTGAAATTTTATTAGTTGTTGATGGAATGAGTGGTCAAGAAATTATTAATGTTACAAATGAGTTTAATAGTAAGTTAAAACTATCTGGAGTTGTTGTTACTAAATTAGATGGAGATGCTAGAGGTGGAGCTACTTTATCTATTAGTTATTTAACTAAACTACCTATTAAGTTTATCGGTGAAGGTGAAGGATATAATGCTTTAGCTGCTTTTTATCCAAAAAGAATGGCTGATAGATTAATGGGAATGGGTGATATTGAAACTTTATTTGAAAAAGCTGTAGAAAATATTGATGAACGTTCTATTCAAAAAACTATGAATCGAATGTTTTTAGGTCAATTTGATTTAGAAGATTTAAGAAATCAGTTAGCTCAAATTGCAAAAATGGGTAGTTTAAATAAGTTGATGAAAATGTTACCTATTAATAAAGTAAGCGAAACACAAATTCAAGATGCTCAAAGAAAATTAGCTGTATTTTCAATCTTAATGGATTCAATGACTTTAAAAGAAAGACGTGATCCAAGAGTTTTAAAAGCAATAAGTAGAAAAAATAGAATTATTAAAGGATCAGGAAGAACTGAAAAAGAATTTAATGAGTTAATAAACTCTTTTGAAAAAGGTAAAAAACAAGTTTTAGAAATAACTAAAATGATTAAAAGTGGAAGAATGCCAAATCTTTCTAAAGGCGGATTTAAATTTTAA
- a CDS encoding BspA family leucine-rich repeat surface protein — protein sequence MKKILTLFSSLAMISTTGFLVVACNNTNNNPVKSEVIINNKQAVIDLWNKEFKNKLDSAKNTSLIVEMLKEKLPKQVSDSIDLNGSLYEKTVEKLTKDENNKLNQKVKVLVNKEVIELEVGSVKYGQQSIKYKTKDGKIVEKNKDEWEKMVWKDPSKKRQKQEISDIDEVIQMGYYDDEGDNYLKPNGININYVQAFEMPTNISKISALLPREVNSLSKVFNQITSTNVGGIEKWDVSRVCQMSFLFDGAKNFNHDISNWDVKILRDANSMFADNAKFNQNLGKWKPYNLAFARKMFARAKVFNQDLSSWQTSHVYNMEQMFDGAEKFNSNLDKWDTSHVQTMKSMFSGAKMFNGNISSWNTSKVEDMTSMFRKTGEFNQDISKWKTNSVKKMNYMFSEAKMFNQDISKWDVSNVDEMNFMFNKASSFDQNLSEWKVKEKVKHSSFATGSKIESQSSKLPKFKDSSSSTPTPTSTPASTPTSAKSKMK from the coding sequence ATGAAAAAAATATTAACATTATTTAGCTCATTAGCAATGATTAGTACTACTGGTTTTTTAGTAGTAGCATGTAATAATACAAATAATAATCCTGTTAAATCAGAAGTTATTATCAATAACAAACAAGCTGTTATTGATTTATGAAATAAAGAATTTAAAAACAAATTAGATAGTGCTAAAAATACTAGCTTAATTGTTGAAATGCTTAAAGAAAAATTACCAAAACAAGTTAGTGATTCTATTGATTTAAATGGTAGTTTGTATGAAAAGACTGTTGAAAAATTAACTAAAGATGAAAATAATAAATTAAATCAAAAAGTTAAAGTTTTAGTAAATAAAGAGGTTATTGAATTAGAAGTTGGATCTGTTAAATATGGTCAACAATCAATAAAATATAAAACAAAAGACGGAAAGATTGTTGAAAAAAATAAAGACGAATGAGAAAAAATGGTTTGAAAAGATCCATCTAAAAAAAGACAAAAACAAGAAATAAGTGACATTGATGAAGTTATTCAAATGGGCTATTATGATGATGAAGGTGATAATTATTTAAAACCTAACGGAATAAATATTAATTACGTACAAGCATTTGAAATGCCAACAAATATTTCTAAAATAAGTGCACTTTTACCAAGAGAAGTTAATAGTTTAAGTAAAGTATTTAATCAAATCACATCTACAAATGTTGGTGGTATTGAAAAATGAGATGTTTCTAGAGTTTGTCAAATGAGTTTCTTATTTGATGGTGCTAAAAACTTTAATCACGATATTTCAAATTGAGATGTAAAAATTTTAAGAGATGCTAATTCAATGTTTGCTGATAATGCTAAATTTAATCAAAATTTAGGAAAATGAAAACCATATAATTTAGCATTTGCTAGAAAAATGTTTGCTAGAGCAAAAGTATTTAATCAAGATCTAAGTTCATGACAAACTTCTCATGTTTATAATATGGAACAAATGTTTGATGGAGCAGAAAAATTTAATTCTAATTTAGACAAGTGAGATACCTCTCATGTTCAAACAATGAAATCAATGTTTTCTGGTGCAAAAATGTTTAATGGAAACATTTCGTCTTGAAACACTTCAAAAGTTGAAGACATGACATCAATGTTTAGAAAAACTGGAGAGTTTAATCAAGATATTTCAAAATGAAAAACTAATAGTGTAAAAAAAATGAATTATATGTTTTCTGAAGCAAAAATGTTTAATCAAGACATTTCAAAATGAGATGTTTCTAATGTAGATGAAATGAACTTTATGTTTAATAAAGCCTCTAGTTTTGATCAAAATCTAAGTGAATGAAAGGTTAAAGAAAAAGTAAAACACAGTAGTTTTGCAACTGGCTCAAAAATAGAAAGTCAATCTTCAAAATTACCTAAATTTAAAGATTCAAGTTCATCCACTCCAACTCCAACTTCTACTCCTGCATCAACTCCAACATCAGCTAAATCTAAAATGAAATAA
- a CDS encoding Holliday junction resolvase RecU — MHPLKNKGQYLETILNITNQKYLDENLCVVSKIPTNINLININNKVITNATFKDNFNCDYIGVYNGLYFEFDAKETSKDEFNFNAIRKNQQQKLNLVSKNKGLAFIILYFSKYDDFYIISYNKLIEYIKNNKKTIPRSWITKNCQELFLTNKLKLDYLKHFNHLINQIK, encoded by the coding sequence ATGCACCCATTAAAAAATAAAGGTCAATATTTAGAAACAATTTTAAACATTACTAATCAAAAATATCTAGATGAAAATTTATGTGTAGTTAGTAAAATTCCAACAAATATTAATCTAATTAATATCAATAATAAAGTCATTACAAACGCTACTTTTAAAGATAATTTTAATTGTGATTATATTGGAGTTTATAATGGTTTATATTTTGAATTTGATGCTAAAGAAACATCAAAAGATGAGTTTAATTTTAATGCTATTAGAAAAAATCAACAACAAAAACTTAATTTAGTTAGTAAAAATAAAGGATTAGCATTTATTATTTTGTATTTTTCAAAATACGATGATTTTTATATTATTTCTTATAATAAACTAATAGAATATATTAAAAATAATAAAAAAACAATTCCTAGAAGTTGAATAACTAAAAATTGTCAAGAATTATTTTTAACAAATAAATTAAAACTAGATTATCTTAAACACTTTAATCATTTAATCAATCAAATAAAATAA
- the rpsP gene encoding 30S ribosomal protein S16, whose product MVKLRLKRIGKKQAPFYRIVAADSRVNRNGQYIELVGTFNPLKDEVKIDNELTLKWLNNGAQPTDTVRSLLSKQGILKALHESKFSKNTQTENKKPVSKKTTKKSKDN is encoded by the coding sequence ATGGTTAAATTAAGATTAAAAAGAATCGGTAAAAAGCAAGCACCATTTTATAGAATAGTAGCAGCTGACTCACGTGTTAATCGTAATGGACAATATATTGAATTAGTTGGAACATTCAATCCATTAAAAGATGAAGTTAAAATTGATAATGAATTAACTTTAAAATGATTAAATAATGGTGCTCAACCAACTGATACAGTAAGAAGTTTGCTTTCTAAACAAGGAATTTTAAAAGCTTTGCACGAATCTAAATTTTCTAAAAATACTCAAACTGAAAATAAAAAACCTGTATCTAAAAAAACTACTAAAAAAAGTAAAGATAATTAA
- a CDS encoding BspA family leucine-rich repeat surface protein has product MKKILIFLNSLLVITLTSLVISCYQLDTQTLEMLSTKIKDELNEVDLKITNLQKENNSLESQLQELKNIEKISYKFEPFTRLYDKANGYRYKASKINLPIKNQYFKTKIQLNKFKNNQQVKVLLNDIQIKENQILNQEKINYQLKQNIENTKEDLSKFWGYGINPVYNKNQLIKIGYFLTRDFEIQIEKIKPETNQVPDHLPKEITSLKLAFQQNINSKIKGIENWKTDNIKNMSEMFEKAKNFNQDISNWNTSNVIKFNSIFNEAEQFNQNLSSWKTNNAINMDSMFVDAKNFNNNNQKLVWNTKNVTNMRSMFLGASMFNQDISKWDVSNVTDMSNMFFRATSFNQNISNWNVLNVNNMSKMFFNASSFDQDLSKWKVNKNVVFDDFAFRSKIDNDNKKLPNFNN; this is encoded by the coding sequence ATGAAAAAAATATTAATATTTTTAAATTCACTATTAGTAATTACTTTAACTAGTTTAGTTATTTCTTGTTATCAACTTGATACACAAACTCTAGAAATGTTAAGTACAAAAATCAAAGATGAACTAAATGAAGTTGATTTAAAAATTACTAATTTACAAAAAGAAAATAATAGTTTAGAATCTCAATTACAAGAATTAAAAAATATAGAAAAAATAAGTTATAAGTTTGAACCTTTTACTAGGTTATATGATAAAGCTAATGGTTATAGATATAAAGCAAGTAAAATAAACTTACCTATTAAAAATCAATACTTTAAAACAAAAATCCAATTGAATAAATTTAAAAATAATCAACAAGTCAAAGTACTTTTAAATGACATTCAAATTAAAGAAAATCAAATTTTAAATCAAGAAAAAATAAATTATCAACTAAAACAAAATATTGAAAATACAAAAGAAGATTTATCTAAGTTTTGAGGTTATGGAATTAATCCAGTTTATAACAAAAATCAGTTAATAAAAATTGGATATTTTCTAACTAGAGATTTTGAAATTCAAATAGAAAAAATTAAACCTGAAACAAATCAAGTACCAGATCATTTACCTAAAGAAATCACTTCATTAAAATTAGCATTCCAACAAAATATAAATTCAAAAATTAAAGGTATAGAAAATTGAAAAACAGATAATATTAAAAATATGAGTGAAATGTTTGAAAAGGCTAAAAACTTTAATCAAGATATTTCAAATTGAAATACTTCTAATGTAATTAAATTTAATTCAATATTTAACGAAGCTGAACAATTTAATCAGAATCTAAGTAGTTGAAAAACTAATAATGCAATCAATATGGATTCAATGTTTGTTGATGCTAAAAATTTTAATAATAATAATCAAAAACTAGTGTGAAATACTAAAAATGTAACTAATATGAGATCAATGTTTTTAGGTGCTAGTATGTTTAATCAAGACATTTCAAAATGAGATGTGTCTAATGTGACTGATATGAGTAATATGTTTTTTAGAGCAACTTCATTTAATCAAAATATTTCCAATTGAAATGTATTAAATGTAAACAATATGAGTAAAATGTTTTTTAATGCATCTAGTTTTGATCAAGATTTAAGTAAATGAAAAGTTAATAAAAATGTTGTTTTTGATGATTTTGCTTTTAGATCTAAAATAGATAATGATAATAAAAAACTTCCTAACTTTAATAATTAA
- the rplS gene encoding 50S ribosomal protein L19, with amino-acid sequence MSSKATKTVKSKFDIINNQLRDDLIDFRSGDTIRVDVKIKEGDKFRIQSFEGLVIKTQGSGITYSVVVRKMSNGVFVERTFPLHSPIIDSVTLIKRGKVRRSRIYYIRKLSGKAARIKEIMPTKQAKEIK; translated from the coding sequence ATGAGTTCAAAAGCAACAAAAACTGTTAAATCAAAATTTGATATCATAAATAATCAATTACGTGATGATTTAATAGATTTTAGATCAGGAGACACTATTAGAGTTGATGTAAAAATTAAAGAAGGAGACAAATTCCGTATTCAATCTTTTGAAGGATTAGTTATTAAAACTCAAGGATCAGGAATTACTTATTCTGTAGTTGTTAGAAAAATGTCAAATGGTGTATTTGTTGAAAGAACTTTTCCTTTACACTCACCAATTATTGACTCAGTTACTTTAATTAAACGTGGTAAAGTTAGAAGATCTCGTATTTACTACATTAGAAAACTTTCTGGTAAAGCTGCTAGAATTAAAGAAATTATGCCAACAAAACAAGCTAAAGAAATCAAATAA
- the recA gene encoding recombinase RecA — protein sequence MSTEIQKIEDNNLKESQMWNSKELKEAIKEIEKMFGKGSIMVLGQSDNLNVETFSSGSLLLDNALGIGGYPKGRIIEIYGPESSGKTTLSLHAICEIQKLGGIAAFIDAEHSLDPKYCHNLGIDTNKLLVSQPDNGEQALDILEMLINSNSIDLIIVDSVAALVPKTELEGEMSDQSIGLQARMMSKALRKLNGLIAKSNTTVIFINQLREKIGVIFGNPETTTGGKALKFFSSIRLEVRKSENILSNSEIIGNKIKIKIVKNKTAIPFKTATISLLYNKGIDKIGELVDLLVSYEIVEKSGVWYSYQNEKIGQGKTSVIQWLNADEKRTNELIQQVKKIIEQKE from the coding sequence ATGAGTACAGAAATACAAAAAATAGAAGATAATAATTTAAAAGAATCACAAATGTGAAATTCAAAAGAACTAAAAGAAGCTATTAAAGAAATTGAAAAAATGTTTGGTAAAGGTTCTATTATGGTTCTTGGTCAAAGTGATAATTTAAATGTTGAAACTTTTTCATCAGGTTCACTTTTATTAGATAATGCTTTAGGAATTGGTGGTTATCCTAAAGGAAGAATTATTGAAATTTATGGTCCTGAATCATCTGGAAAAACCACTTTATCACTACATGCTATTTGTGAAATTCAAAAATTAGGAGGAATTGCTGCTTTTATTGATGCAGAACATTCATTAGATCCAAAATATTGTCATAATTTAGGTATTGATACTAACAAATTATTAGTTAGTCAACCAGATAATGGTGAGCAAGCATTAGATATTTTAGAAATGTTAATTAATTCAAATAGTATTGATTTAATTATTGTTGATTCAGTAGCTGCTTTAGTACCAAAAACTGAATTAGAAGGTGAAATGAGTGATCAGTCAATTGGACTACAAGCAAGAATGATGTCAAAAGCTTTAAGAAAGTTAAATGGTTTAATTGCAAAATCTAATACAACTGTGATTTTTATTAATCAATTAAGAGAAAAAATTGGAGTTATTTTTGGAAATCCAGAAACTACAACAGGTGGTAAAGCTTTAAAGTTTTTTTCATCAATTAGACTAGAAGTTAGAAAATCAGAAAATATTCTTTCAAACTCAGAAATTATTGGTAATAAAATTAAAATAAAAATTGTTAAAAATAAAACTGCTATTCCTTTTAAAACTGCAACCATATCACTTTTATATAATAAAGGTATTGATAAAATTGGTGAATTAGTTGATTTATTAGTAAGTTATGAAATTGTTGAAAAATCTGGTGTTTGATATTCTTATCAAAATGAAAAAATAGGACAAGGAAAAACTAGTGTTATTCAGTGATTAAATGCTGATGAAAAAAGAACTAATGAATTAATACAACAAGTTAAAAAAATAATAGAACAAAAAGAATAA
- the trmD gene encoding tRNA (guanosine(37)-N1)-methyltransferase TrmD produces the protein MKFSIITLFPKIINSYIEESIIKRAINKQAIKIEIIDLRNFSTLSHNQVDDYQYGGGSGMVLMIEPLIKAIESVKTTKSIVLLTTPQGKTLNQSIVKTYANNYEHIIIVCGHYEGYDERVLDYIDDEISIGDYVITGGELASLILVDSISRLLPNVIKQESHENESFENNLLDHPVYTKPYEFRNKKVPDVLLSGHHQNIKKWREEQQVIKTLKKRPDLIDITKLNKHQLEIYKKMKGEQ, from the coding sequence ATGAAGTTTTCTATTATTACTTTATTTCCTAAAATTATTAACTCATATATAGAAGAATCAATTATAAAAAGAGCAATTAATAAGCAAGCTATTAAAATAGAAATTATTGACTTAAGAAACTTTTCTACACTTAGTCACAATCAAGTTGATGATTATCAATATGGTGGTGGTAGTGGAATGGTTTTAATGATTGAACCACTAATTAAAGCAATTGAATCAGTAAAAACAACAAAATCAATTGTTTTATTAACAACACCACAAGGAAAAACTTTAAATCAATCTATAGTAAAAACTTATGCTAATAATTATGAACATATTATTATTGTATGTGGTCATTATGAAGGATATGATGAAAGAGTTTTAGATTATATTGATGATGAAATATCAATTGGAGATTATGTAATAACTGGTGGAGAATTAGCTAGTTTGATTCTAGTTGATTCAATATCAAGGCTTTTACCAAATGTCATTAAACAAGAATCACATGAAAATGAAAGTTTTGAAAATAATTTATTAGATCATCCAGTTTATACTAAACCATATGAATTTAGAAATAAAAAAGTTCCAGATGTTTTATTAAGTGGTCATCATCAAAATATTAAAAAGTGAAGAGAAGAACAGCAAGTAATAAAAACACTTAAAAAAAGACCAGATTTAATTGATATAACTAAATTAAATAAACACCAATTAGAAATTTATAAAAAGATGAAAGGAGAACAATAG
- a CDS encoding DivIVA domain-containing protein, translating into MKKLLVNQIQNKKFNIAYKGYKIEEVNDFLDEIIKDYVVLENQIASLNEQLDLVNQKLTKLSADKQKVENELEQYAKKNWKLVKDNLNDIDLIKRIARIEKNLVGYEEKLNKIDEIYKLLISKSR; encoded by the coding sequence ATGAAAAAGTTATTAGTTAACCAGATTCAAAATAAGAAATTTAACATAGCTTATAAAGGTTATAAAATTGAAGAAGTAAACGACTTTTTAGATGAAATTATTAAAGATTATGTTGTTTTAGAAAATCAGATTGCTAGTTTAAATGAACAATTAGATTTAGTTAATCAAAAACTAACAAAACTTAGTGCTGATAAGCAAAAAGTTGAAAATGAACTAGAACAATATGCTAAAAAGAATTGAAAACTAGTTAAAGATAACTTAAATGATATAGATCTCATTAAAAGAATAGCAAGAATTGAAAAAAATTTAGTTGGATATGAAGAAAAATTAAATAAAATTGATGAAATTTATAAATTATTAATAAGTAAATCAAGATAG